In Candidatus Neomarinimicrobiota bacterium, the following proteins share a genomic window:
- a CDS encoding type II secretion system protein: MNAKRRSGFTLMELVVTVAIIGTLAVFAVPAYLDAQQNGKANKALETMNTIGSAIVNKYTSVAHYGIGNSALAQLNSTAGAWVTLADNTILIKYNRGAGVVNVVTTDLFKDGVPDSPFGSGWEFFVHADSIGEASWSGNPPELIITSQPMFKIRDKNQPLVYEQYTL; the protein is encoded by the coding sequence ATGAATGCAAAGAGAAGAAGCGGTTTTACCTTAATGGAGTTGGTGGTGACTGTAGCCATTATTGGTACTTTAGCAGTATTTGCTGTACCTGCTTACCTGGATGCCCAACAGAATGGAAAAGCCAATAAGGCTTTGGAAACCATGAACACTATCGGGTCGGCCATTGTAAATAAATATACCTCAGTGGCTCACTATGGCATCGGGAACAGCGCCCTCGCTCAGCTAAATTCAACTGCCGGTGCCTGGGTTACGCTGGCAGATAATACAATTCTGATCAAATATAATCGGGGAGCGGGTGTTGTAAATGTGGTCACAACCGATTTATTTAAAGATGGTGTACCAGATTCACCTTTTGGCTCCGGTTGGGAATTTTTTGTCCATGCAGATTCAATTGGTGAAGCCAGTTGGTCAGGAAATCCACCAGAGCTGATCATCACCAGTCAACCCATGTTCAAGATTCGGGACAAGAACCAACCCCTGGTCTATGAACAGTACACACTATAA